In Sander lucioperca isolate FBNREF2018 chromosome 21, SLUC_FBN_1.2, whole genome shotgun sequence, the following proteins share a genomic window:
- the LOC116059592 gene encoding guanine nucleotide-binding protein G(I)/G(S)/G(O) subunit gamma-12-like, with protein sequence MSGKMCSSNSVIQAQKLVDQLQLEASMERIKISLTAADLVRYCQDHRRSDPLLTGIAASSNPFKDKKTCVLL encoded by the exons ATGTCAGGAAAGATGTGCAGCAGCAACAGTGTTATTCAGGCACAAAAACTGGTGGATCAACTTCAGCTGGAGGCAAGCATGGAGAGAATAAAG ATCTCTCTGACAGCAGCAGATTTGGTCCGGTACTGTCAGGACCACAGGCGCAGTGACCCTCTGCTCACCGGCATCGCTGCCTCGTCCAACCCGTTTAAAGATAAGAAGACCTGTGTGCTGCTTTAA
- the fbxw9 gene encoding F-box/WD repeat-containing protein 9, producing the protein MSEVRVNLLEPEAGTCSDQGGPSPDPVNSPSIESSGPDLQGLLPADHPSSADVSPSPSAEASGLLSLPWEMVTHIASHLPAQCVITVLPKVCHALGNVGKDNTAWQLRANRLIGSRAGFPVGPREDFDWPSACLEMEQLITCWTGQSHLVARQTQGDEEEREQVRPQQRGGQDGEPVAEGQEDGREDEVEGVGVEAQEVAYGVDEGMEVAMEGEDDEMQPIVGGDQLVRLREELEERLEDNAAALMEEERDHMMVFGGNEGQDGSLNHQEVLAYGRNLGNGRRVEMEQRQPPRSPSPPPALECITLTSGHIAQVNSVLLIGGEGAVCATGSRDWNVKLWDLKTGSGGTLLHTLGGQGDFSSHRGWVWCLASQGPLLASGGFDSTVRLWDLQAGGAERGLIRAGAAVLCLSFQTDVLLAGTFDKRVSMYDIRAAEPLVKSLRLHGNAVMCLAADDKYIISGSKDCTVAVYDRRAGKGLKKLRLSSYLLSMSYSGSEVWAGDNSGMIHSFSMQTGTLKPLSHFDVGHTALVTGIHRSPGSLYTCSSDSTVKVHIPCAPPRTLCTLHHQTGVSGLSVDAGVLAVASGDVCVDVWRPRK; encoded by the exons ATGTCTGAGGTCAGGGTTAACTTGCTTGAACCGGAGGCAGGGACATGCAGTGACCAGGGTGGACCATCTCCTGACCCTGTGAACTCTCCCAGTATTGAATCTTCTGGGCCTGACCTGCAGGG CCTTCTGCCTGCTGATCACCCATCCTCAGCAGATGTTagtccctcaccttctgctgaGGCAAGTGGCTTGTTGTCATTACCCTGGGAGATGGTAACCCACATTGCGTCACACCTTCCTGCTCAGTGCGTCATCACTGTGCTGCCAAAG GTCTGTCATGCATTGGGTAATGTGGGTAAGGACAACACCGCTTGGCAGCTCCGGGCAAACAGACTAATAGGATCCCGAGCTGGCTTTCCAGTGGGGCCGAGGGAGGACTTTGACTGGCCCTCTGCTTGCCTGGAGATGGAGCAGCTGATAACCTGCTGGACAGGCCAATCACACCTTGTAGCCAGACAGACTCAAGGGGATGAGGAGGAAAGGGAACAAGTGAGACCGCAGCAAAGGGGAGGGCAGGATGGTGAACCAGTTGCAGAAGGACAGGAAGATGGTAGAGAGGATGAGGTAGAAGGGGTGGGAGTGGAAGCGCAGGAGGTTGCGTATGGTGTTGATGAAGGGATGGAGGTGGCAATGGAAGGTGAGGATGATGAAATGCAGCCAATCGTAGGTGGGGACCAACTGGTAAGATTGAGAGAGGAATTGGAAGAGAGACTGGAGGATAATGCAGCAGCACTAATGGAAGAGGAAAGGGACCACATGATGGTGTTTGGTGGCAATGAGGGACAGGATGGTTCTCTAAATCACCAAGAGGTCTTGGCCTACGGCAGGAATCTGGGTAATGGAAGACGGGTAGAGATGGAGCAGCGTCAACCCCCTAGAAGTCCTAGCCCACCCCCAGCGCTGGAGTGCATCACCCTAACTTCAGGCCACATTGCCCAGGTCAACTCAGTCCTCCTCATAGGGGGAGAGGGAGCAGTTTGTGCCACAGGCTCCAGAGACTGGAATGTTAAACTGTGGGATCTAAAGACAGGCTCTGGTGGCACGCTGCTCCACACATTGGGAGGACAGGGTGACTTCAGCTCTCATCGGGGCTGGGTCTGGTGCCTGGCATCTCAGGGACCTCTGCTGGCCTCAGGGGGCTTTGACAGCACAGTGAGGCTGTGGGACCTACAGGCAGGTGGTGCAGAGAGGGGCCTGATCAGGGCTGGTGCCGCTGTCCTCTGCTTGTCCTTTCAGACAGATGTATTGCTGGCTGGTACATTTGACAAGAGGGTCAGCATGTATGACATCAGAG CTGCTGAACCCCTGGTAAAAAGCCTCCGTCTCCATGGTAACGCTGTAATGTGCCTAGCTGCAGATGACAAGTACATCATCTCTGGGAGTAAAGACTGCACTGTGGCTGTCTATGACCGTAGGGCAGGCAAGGGCTTGAAGAAACTTCGG CTGAGCTCTTATCTGCTGTCCATGAGCTACAGTGGCTCTGAAGTATGGGCAGGAGACAACAGCGGCATGATCCACTCCTTTTCCATGCAGACGGGGACCTTAAAACCCCTGTCCCACTTTGATGTTGGACACACGGCTCTGGTCACTGGCATCCACAGGTCCCCTGGGAGCCTCTACACCTGTTCCTCTGATAGTACTGTCAAG GTGCATATCCCCTGTGCTCCTCCAAGAACATTATGCACACTGCATCACCAGACTGGAGTCAGTGGG CTGAGTGTGGATGCTGGAGTCCTTGCTGTAGCCTCAGGGGATGTGTGTGTGGACGTCTGGAGGCCCAGAAAATGA
- the dhps gene encoding deoxyhypusine synthase yields MADHAPSVAMEAVLKPSCELPIDMQKIRGYDFNQGVDLHAVLKSYISTGFQASSMALAIQEINLMIEKRLEPVEEGEGNESDEHRSKSGCTIFLGYTSNLISSGVRESIRYLVEHKMVDVIVTTAGGVEEDFIKCLAPTYLGEFSLSGKELRLRGINRLGNLLVPNDNYCKFEDWLMPILDQMLLEQNTEGTRWTPSKMIHRLGKEINNTDSVYYWAYKNNIPVFSPALTDGSLGDMLYFHSFKNPGLVLDIVEDIRRLNSQAVFAKRTGMIILGGGLVKHHICNANLMRNGAEHAVFVNTGQEFDGSDSGARPDEAISWGKIKTDATPVKVYADASLVFPLIVAETFALHADKLTAGKKTD; encoded by the exons ATGGCAGACCATGCTCCTTCTGTTGCCATGGAGGCCGTCCTTAAACCCAGTTGCGAGCTCCCAATTGACATGCAAAAGATCAGAGGCTACGACTTCAACCAGGGGGTTGATCTCCACGCAGTGCTGAAGTCCTACATCAGCACGGGCTTCCAGGCCAGCAGCATGGCCTTGGCCATCCAAGAGATCAACCTCATG ATAGAGAAGCGTCTTGAGCCAGTGGAAGAGGGTGAAGGAAACGAGTCTGATGAACACCGCAGCAAGTCTGGCTGCACCATCTTCCTGGGTTACACCTCCAACCTTATCAGCTCTGGAGTCAGAGAGAGCATCCGCTACCTGGTAGAGCACAAAATG GTGGATGTGATTGTAACCACAGCTGGAGGTGTAGAGGAGGATTTCATCAAGTGTCTGGCTCCCACGTACTTGGGAGAATTCAGCCTGTCCGGCAAGGAGCTCCGCCTGAGGGGCATCAACAG GTTAGGGAATCTGTTGGTGCCCAATGACAACTACTGTAAGTTTGAAGACTGGCTGATGCCCATCCTGGACCAGATGCTGTTGGAGCAGAACACAGAA GGCACCCGTTGGACTCCCTCCAAAATGATCCATCGGCTTGGCAAGGAGATCAATAATACTGACTCTGTCTACTACTGGGCGTACAAG AATAACATTCCAGTGTTCAGTCCTGCTCTGACAGACGGCTCTCTGGGTGACATGCTCTACTTCCACTCTTTTAAGAACCCTGGCCTAGTTTTGGACATAGTGGAAG ATATTCGCAGGTTGAACAGCCAGGCGGTGTTTGCCAAAAGGACGGGAATGATCATCCTGGGAGGAGGGCTGGTCAAACACCACATATGCAATGCTAATCTTATG AGGAATGGAGCTGAGCATGCGGTGTTTGTGAACACGGGTCAGGAGTTCGATGGCTCTGATTCTGGGGCCAGACCTGATGAGGCTATATCCTGGGGCAAGATAAAAACAGATGCCACACCGGTGAAG
- the LOC116059356 gene encoding transportin-2-like isoform X1 produces MEWQPDEQGLQQVLQLLKDSQSPNTVTQRAVQQKLEQLNQFPDFNNYLIFVLTRLKTEDEPTRSLSGLILKNNVKAHYQNFPPTVADFIKQECLNNIGDPSPLIRATIGILITTIASKGELQTWPELLPQLCNLLNSDDYNTCEGSFGALQKICEDSSELLDSDALNRPLNIMIPKFLQFFKHCSPKIRSHAIACVNQFIIGRAQALMDNIDTFIESLFALAADEDSEVRKNVCRALVMLLEVRIDRLIPHMHSIIQYMLQRTQDPDENVALEACEFWLTLAEQPICKEMLSGHLVQLTPILVNGMKYSEIDIILLKGDVEEDEAVPDSDQDIKPRFHKSRTVTLQHEGGEGEEGEDIEDDDDDDDDTLSDWNLRKCSAAALDVLANVFRDELLPHLLPLLKGLLFHPDWVIKESGILVLGAIAEGCMQGMVPYLPELIPHLIQCLCDKKALVRSIACWTLSRYAHWVVSQPPDSYLKPLMTELLKRILDGNKRVQEAACSAFATLEEEACTELVPYLSFILDTLVFAFGKYQHKNLLILYDAIGTLADSVGHHLNQPEYIQKLMPPLIAKWNELKDEDKDLFPLLECLSSVATALQSGFLPYCEPVYQRCVTLVQKTLAQAMMYNQHPDQYEAPDKDFMIVALDLLSGLAEGLGGHVEQLVARSNIMTLLFQCMQDTMPEVRQSSFALLGDLTKACFLHVKPCIAEFMPILGLNLNPEFISVCNNATWAIGEISMQMGAEMQPYVGMVLPHLVEIINRPNTPKTLLENTAITIGRLGYVCPQEVAPQLQQFIRPWCTSLRNIRDNEEKDSAFRGICVMIGVNPAGVVQDFIFFCDAVASWVNPNDDLRDMFYKILHGFKDQVGEENWQQFSEQFPPLLKERLSACYGV; encoded by the exons ATGGAGTGGCAGCCAGATGAGCAGGGACTTCAGCAGGTCCTCCAACTGCTCAAAGACTCGCAGTCACCCAACACAGTCACGCAGAGAGCAGTCCAACAA AAACTCGAACAACTCAACCAATTCCCCGACTTCAACAACTATCTCATCTTTGTTCTCACGAGACTCAAAACTGAAG ATGAGCCGACCCGCTCTCTGAGCGGTCTGATACTGAAGAACAATGTTAAGGCCCACTACCAGAATTTCCCCCCAACTGTTGCTGACTTCATCAAGCAGGAATGTCTCAACAACATCGGTGACCCCTCACCGCTCATTCGTGCCACTATTG GCATCCTGATCACTACTATTGCCTCCAAGGGAGAGCTACAAACATGGCCTGAGCTGCTGCCCCAGCTCTGCAACTTGCTCAACTCCGATGACTACAACACCTGCGAG GGCTCGTTTGGAGCACTGCAGAAGATCTGCGAGGACTCGTCGGAGCTGCTGGACAGCGATGCTCTGAACAGGCCTCTCAACATTATGATACCAAAATTCCTCCAGTTCTTCAAGCACTGCAGCCCCAAGATTAG GTCCCATGCCATCGCCTGCGTGAACCAGTTCATCATTGGCCGAGCCCAGGCCCTAATGGACAACATTGACACCTTCATAGAG AGCCTGTTTGCGCTGGCAGCAGATGAGGACTCTGAGGTTCGAAAGAACGTGTGCCGAGCCCTGGTCATGTTACTGGAGGTCCGCATTGACCGCCTCATCCCCCACATGCACAGCATCATCCAG TACATGCTGCAGAGGACCCAGGACCCCGATGAGAACGTGGCTCTCGAGGCGTGCGAGTTTTGGCTGACTTTAGCAGAGCAACCCATCTGTAAGGAGATGCTGTCTGGACACCTGGTGCA ACTGACACCTATCTTGGTAAATGGGATGAAGTATTCAGAGATAGACATCATACTGTTAAAG GGCGATGTGGAGGAGGACGAGGCAGTACCAGATAGCGATCAGGATATTAAGCCCCGTTTCCACAAGTCGCGCACTGTCACTCTGCAGCATGAAGGAGGGGAGGGTGAGGAGGGCGAGGACATTGAAGATGACGACGACGATGATGACGACACACTGTCGGACTGGAACCTGC GGAAGTGTTCAGCTGCAGCCCTGGACGTGCTGGCCAACGTGTTTCGTGACGAGCTGCTGCCCCACCTCCTGCCGCTCCTGAAAGGCCTGCTCTTCCACCCCGACTGGGTCATCAAGGAGTCTGGCATCCTGGTTTTGGGGGCAATAGCTGAGG GTTGCATGCAGGGCATGGTGCCCTACCTACCGGAGCTGATCCCCCACCTTATCCAGTGTCTCTGCGACAAAAAGGCCCTGGTGCGCTCCATTGCCTGCTGGACCCTGAGTCGCTATGCACATTGGGTTGTCTCCCAGCCCCCTGACTCCTACCTCAAGCCCCTTATGACAGAGCTTCTTAAGCGCATCCTGGACGGCAACAAGAGGGTGCAAGAGGCCGCTTGCAG CGCGTTTGCCACCCTAGAAGAGGAGGCGTGCACAGAGCTGGTGCCCTACCTGAGCTTTATCCTGGACACACTGGTGTTTGCCTTTGGGAAGTACCAGCACAAAAATCTCCTCATTCTCTACGATGCCATAGGAACTCTAGCAGACTCAGTGGGTCACCACCTCAATCAGCCT GAGTACATTCAGAAGTTGATGCCCCCCCTTATTGCCAAGTGGAACGAGCTGAAGGATGAAGACAAGGATCTCTTCCCACTACTAGAG TGTCTGTCGTCAGTAGCAACCGCCCTGCAGAGTGGGTTTCTGCCTTACTGTGAGCCTGTCTATCAGCGCTGTGTCACACTAGTCCAGAAGACACTAGCCCAGGCTATG ATGTACAACCAGCATCCAGACCAGTACGAGGCTCCTGACAAGGATTTTATGATTGTGGCCTTGGATCTGCTGAGCGGCCTGGCTGAGGGTTTGGGGGGTCACGTGGAACAGCTAGTGGCCCGCTCGAACATCATGACCCTGCTTTTCCAGTGCATGCAG GATACTATGCCTGAGGTGAGGCAAAGCTCCTTCGCTTTGCTGGGAGATCTAACCAAGGCGTGTTTCCTCCATGTTAAGCCCTGCATTG CTGAGTTCATGCCCATCCTGGGGCTCAACCTGAACCCAGAGTTTATCTCAGTGTGTAACAATGCCACCTGGGCCATTGGCGAGATCTCCATGCAAATGG GTGCAGAGATGCAGCCGTATGTGGGAATGGTTCTGCCACACCTAGTTGAGATCATCAATAGACCCAACACACCCAAGACTCTGCTGGAAAACACAG CCATTACAATTGGCAGACTGGGTTATGTCTGTCCCCAGGAGGTGgcaccacagctgcagcaattCATTAGACCATG GTGCACATCGTTGAGGAATATCCGAGATAACGAGGAGAAAGACTCCGCCTTCAGGGGAATCTGTGTGATGATTGGCGTCAACCCTGCAGGAGTGGTGCAG GATTTCATTTTCTTCTGTGACGCTGTGGCCTCCTGGGTCAACCCCAACGACGACTTGAGAGACATGTTTTACAAG ATCTTGCATGGCTTTAAGGATCAGGTCGGGGAAGAGAACTGGCAGCAATTCTCAGAGCAGTTCCCACCTCTGTTGAAGGAGCGCCTGTCGGCCTGCTACGGCGTCTAA
- the LOC116059356 gene encoding transportin-2-like isoform X2: protein MSVSQGSFGALQKICEDSSELLDSDALNRPLNIMIPKFLQFFKHCSPKIRSHAIACVNQFIIGRAQALMDNIDTFIESLFALAADEDSEVRKNVCRALVMLLEVRIDRLIPHMHSIIQYMLQRTQDPDENVALEACEFWLTLAEQPICKEMLSGHLVQLTPILVNGMKYSEIDIILLKGDVEEDEAVPDSDQDIKPRFHKSRTVTLQHEGGEGEEGEDIEDDDDDDDDTLSDWNLRKCSAAALDVLANVFRDELLPHLLPLLKGLLFHPDWVIKESGILVLGAIAEGCMQGMVPYLPELIPHLIQCLCDKKALVRSIACWTLSRYAHWVVSQPPDSYLKPLMTELLKRILDGNKRVQEAACSAFATLEEEACTELVPYLSFILDTLVFAFGKYQHKNLLILYDAIGTLADSVGHHLNQPEYIQKLMPPLIAKWNELKDEDKDLFPLLECLSSVATALQSGFLPYCEPVYQRCVTLVQKTLAQAMMYNQHPDQYEAPDKDFMIVALDLLSGLAEGLGGHVEQLVARSNIMTLLFQCMQDTMPEVRQSSFALLGDLTKACFLHVKPCIAEFMPILGLNLNPEFISVCNNATWAIGEISMQMGAEMQPYVGMVLPHLVEIINRPNTPKTLLENTAITIGRLGYVCPQEVAPQLQQFIRPWCTSLRNIRDNEEKDSAFRGICVMIGVNPAGVVQDFIFFCDAVASWVNPNDDLRDMFYKILHGFKDQVGEENWQQFSEQFPPLLKERLSACYGV, encoded by the exons ATGTCCGTGTCTCAGGGCTCGTTTGGAGCACTGCAGAAGATCTGCGAGGACTCGTCGGAGCTGCTGGACAGCGATGCTCTGAACAGGCCTCTCAACATTATGATACCAAAATTCCTCCAGTTCTTCAAGCACTGCAGCCCCAAGATTAG GTCCCATGCCATCGCCTGCGTGAACCAGTTCATCATTGGCCGAGCCCAGGCCCTAATGGACAACATTGACACCTTCATAGAG AGCCTGTTTGCGCTGGCAGCAGATGAGGACTCTGAGGTTCGAAAGAACGTGTGCCGAGCCCTGGTCATGTTACTGGAGGTCCGCATTGACCGCCTCATCCCCCACATGCACAGCATCATCCAG TACATGCTGCAGAGGACCCAGGACCCCGATGAGAACGTGGCTCTCGAGGCGTGCGAGTTTTGGCTGACTTTAGCAGAGCAACCCATCTGTAAGGAGATGCTGTCTGGACACCTGGTGCA ACTGACACCTATCTTGGTAAATGGGATGAAGTATTCAGAGATAGACATCATACTGTTAAAG GGCGATGTGGAGGAGGACGAGGCAGTACCAGATAGCGATCAGGATATTAAGCCCCGTTTCCACAAGTCGCGCACTGTCACTCTGCAGCATGAAGGAGGGGAGGGTGAGGAGGGCGAGGACATTGAAGATGACGACGACGATGATGACGACACACTGTCGGACTGGAACCTGC GGAAGTGTTCAGCTGCAGCCCTGGACGTGCTGGCCAACGTGTTTCGTGACGAGCTGCTGCCCCACCTCCTGCCGCTCCTGAAAGGCCTGCTCTTCCACCCCGACTGGGTCATCAAGGAGTCTGGCATCCTGGTTTTGGGGGCAATAGCTGAGG GTTGCATGCAGGGCATGGTGCCCTACCTACCGGAGCTGATCCCCCACCTTATCCAGTGTCTCTGCGACAAAAAGGCCCTGGTGCGCTCCATTGCCTGCTGGACCCTGAGTCGCTATGCACATTGGGTTGTCTCCCAGCCCCCTGACTCCTACCTCAAGCCCCTTATGACAGAGCTTCTTAAGCGCATCCTGGACGGCAACAAGAGGGTGCAAGAGGCCGCTTGCAG CGCGTTTGCCACCCTAGAAGAGGAGGCGTGCACAGAGCTGGTGCCCTACCTGAGCTTTATCCTGGACACACTGGTGTTTGCCTTTGGGAAGTACCAGCACAAAAATCTCCTCATTCTCTACGATGCCATAGGAACTCTAGCAGACTCAGTGGGTCACCACCTCAATCAGCCT GAGTACATTCAGAAGTTGATGCCCCCCCTTATTGCCAAGTGGAACGAGCTGAAGGATGAAGACAAGGATCTCTTCCCACTACTAGAG TGTCTGTCGTCAGTAGCAACCGCCCTGCAGAGTGGGTTTCTGCCTTACTGTGAGCCTGTCTATCAGCGCTGTGTCACACTAGTCCAGAAGACACTAGCCCAGGCTATG ATGTACAACCAGCATCCAGACCAGTACGAGGCTCCTGACAAGGATTTTATGATTGTGGCCTTGGATCTGCTGAGCGGCCTGGCTGAGGGTTTGGGGGGTCACGTGGAACAGCTAGTGGCCCGCTCGAACATCATGACCCTGCTTTTCCAGTGCATGCAG GATACTATGCCTGAGGTGAGGCAAAGCTCCTTCGCTTTGCTGGGAGATCTAACCAAGGCGTGTTTCCTCCATGTTAAGCCCTGCATTG CTGAGTTCATGCCCATCCTGGGGCTCAACCTGAACCCAGAGTTTATCTCAGTGTGTAACAATGCCACCTGGGCCATTGGCGAGATCTCCATGCAAATGG GTGCAGAGATGCAGCCGTATGTGGGAATGGTTCTGCCACACCTAGTTGAGATCATCAATAGACCCAACACACCCAAGACTCTGCTGGAAAACACAG CCATTACAATTGGCAGACTGGGTTATGTCTGTCCCCAGGAGGTGgcaccacagctgcagcaattCATTAGACCATG GTGCACATCGTTGAGGAATATCCGAGATAACGAGGAGAAAGACTCCGCCTTCAGGGGAATCTGTGTGATGATTGGCGTCAACCCTGCAGGAGTGGTGCAG GATTTCATTTTCTTCTGTGACGCTGTGGCCTCCTGGGTCAACCCCAACGACGACTTGAGAGACATGTTTTACAAG ATCTTGCATGGCTTTAAGGATCAGGTCGGGGAAGAGAACTGGCAGCAATTCTCAGAGCAGTTCCCACCTCTGTTGAAGGAGCGCCTGTCGGCCTGCTACGGCGTCTAA